One genomic window of Scatophagus argus isolate fScaArg1 chromosome 16, fScaArg1.pri, whole genome shotgun sequence includes the following:
- the si:dkeyp-69e1.8 gene encoding GTPase IMAP family member 9 isoform X1: MSTSTEDTLSAHAALHVDKVRYAILTVMYALLCVPCRAELRLVVLGRAGAGKRSAVCTILGLQDCQQGTDTALIQECSKHKGEAAGRQVVVVSSPAWFGSGCDPKERRRLISSFIALSSPGPHAFLLCVPVNQPADGETKALDVLTELFGPSAVSTNTIILFTHTEELEEDESLEEYLATWRKDLQELVKRCGDRYHTLETRNGEPAERKAVEELLEKVESGTQHFSCPLYQEAEERVRERQVEIARQKRGKEFNDQVSPEDSPPQETVTEEEMEAVREEAERSVDDLNVDVDNIFPCDSVSPPSSASSFLWGLWEKVTGWVRWLPTLVRREALLGALVGLFVGGPFGGMMGATVGSVATEVQRRKKQKTN; encoded by the exons ATGTCAACAAGTACAGAGGATACACTCAGTGCACACGCTGCTTTACATGTGGACAAAGTACGCTATGCCATTTTAACAGTCATGTATGCACTGCTGTGCGTCCCGTGCCGAGCAGAGCTGAGGCTGGTGGTGCTGGGCCGGGCGGGGGCAGGAAAGAGATCAGCAGTCTGCACCATCCTGGGCCTGCAAGACTGCCAGCAGGGCACAGACACCGCCCTCATCCAGGAGTGCAGCAAACATAAAGGAGAAGCTGCAGGCAGACAG GTGGTGGTAGTCTCCAGTCCCGCCTGGTTTGGCTCAGGCTGCGACccaaaggaaagaagaagactCATATCCTCCTTTATCGCTTTATCCAGCCCTGGACCACATGCCTTCCTGCTGTGTGTCCCCGTGAACCAACCAGCTGACGGAGAGACCAAGGCCCTGGATGTCTTGACGGAGCTGTTTGGCCCCTCTGCAGTCAGTACGAACACCATCATACTCTTCACCCacacagaggagctggaggaggacgaGTCATTGGAGGAATACCTTGCCACATGGCGCAAGGACCTTCAGGAGCTGGTGAAAAGATGTGGTGACCGCTACCACACCCTGGAAACCCGAAATGGAGAACCAGCAGAGAGGAAGGCTgttgaggagctgctggagaaggtGGAGAGCGGGACACAACACTTTAGCTGTCCCCTGTACCAGGAGGCTGAGgaaagggtgagagagaggcaggTAGAGATAgccagacagaagagaggaaaggagttCAACGATCAGGTGTCCCCGGAAGACTCGCCACCACAGGAGACTGTGACGGAAGAGGAAATGGAAGCAGTCCgagaagaggcagagaggagcgTCGATGACCTCAATGTGGATGTAGATAACATTTTCCCCTGTGACAGTGTCTCACCTCcatcctctgcttcctcttttctctgggGCTTGTGGGAGAAGGTGACAGGCTGGGTGAGGTGGCTGCCCACTCTCGTGAGAAGGGAGGCCCTGCTGGGAGCACTGGTCGGCCTGTTTGTGGGAGGGCCCTTTGGAGGTATGATGGGGGCCACTGTGGGATCGGTGGCTACTGAggtgcagagaagaaaaaagcagaaaacaaattaa
- the si:dkeyp-69e1.8 gene encoding GTPase IMAP family member 9 isoform X2 yields the protein MSASAFQSELRLVVLGRAGAGKRSAVCTILGLQDCQQGTDTALIQECSKHKGEAAGRQVVVVSSPAWFGSGCDPKERRRLISSFIALSSPGPHAFLLCVPVNQPADGETKALDVLTELFGPSAVSTNTIILFTHTEELEEDESLEEYLATWRKDLQELVKRCGDRYHTLETRNGEPAERKAVEELLEKVESGTQHFSCPLYQEAEERVRERQVEIARQKRGKEFNDQVSPEDSPPQETVTEEEMEAVREEAERSVDDLNVDVDNIFPCDSVSPPSSASSFLWGLWEKVTGWVRWLPTLVRREALLGALVGLFVGGPFGGMMGATVGSVATEVQRRKKQKTN from the exons ATGTCAGCATCTGCTTTTCAATCAG AGCTGAGGCTGGTGGTGCTGGGCCGGGCGGGGGCAGGAAAGAGATCAGCAGTCTGCACCATCCTGGGCCTGCAAGACTGCCAGCAGGGCACAGACACCGCCCTCATCCAGGAGTGCAGCAAACATAAAGGAGAAGCTGCAGGCAGACAG GTGGTGGTAGTCTCCAGTCCCGCCTGGTTTGGCTCAGGCTGCGACccaaaggaaagaagaagactCATATCCTCCTTTATCGCTTTATCCAGCCCTGGACCACATGCCTTCCTGCTGTGTGTCCCCGTGAACCAACCAGCTGACGGAGAGACCAAGGCCCTGGATGTCTTGACGGAGCTGTTTGGCCCCTCTGCAGTCAGTACGAACACCATCATACTCTTCACCCacacagaggagctggaggaggacgaGTCATTGGAGGAATACCTTGCCACATGGCGCAAGGACCTTCAGGAGCTGGTGAAAAGATGTGGTGACCGCTACCACACCCTGGAAACCCGAAATGGAGAACCAGCAGAGAGGAAGGCTgttgaggagctgctggagaaggtGGAGAGCGGGACACAACACTTTAGCTGTCCCCTGTACCAGGAGGCTGAGgaaagggtgagagagaggcaggTAGAGATAgccagacagaagagaggaaaggagttCAACGATCAGGTGTCCCCGGAAGACTCGCCACCACAGGAGACTGTGACGGAAGAGGAAATGGAAGCAGTCCgagaagaggcagagaggagcgTCGATGACCTCAATGTGGATGTAGATAACATTTTCCCCTGTGACAGTGTCTCACCTCcatcctctgcttcctcttttctctgggGCTTGTGGGAGAAGGTGACAGGCTGGGTGAGGTGGCTGCCCACTCTCGTGAGAAGGGAGGCCCTGCTGGGAGCACTGGTCGGCCTGTTTGTGGGAGGGCCCTTTGGAGGTATGATGGGGGCCACTGTGGGATCGGTGGCTACTGAggtgcagagaagaaaaaagcagaaaacaaattaa